The genome window GGAACCACCATCGAGATAGGTTTATTGGGATAAGGCTGTGCCATCACTGATGATGAGAGCAAAAGGCCAAGCAGTAATCCTGCAACAGCAGTCATTTTTTTATACATATTGTCTTCCTTAAGAATACAGATGCTTTAAGCGGGCACGCACATCTCCTACGTGACCTTTAAGGTCATAGAGCTCCTTAGAATCCATCATTGAAACTTTGATGTTATTTACGCGTTTTTCAATGACCTCTAAATCTTTTAGATTTTTTTCTTTGAGTTCCGGGTTAAAAGCATTTCTCTCAAGATCCCTTAGCTCAGAATACACTTGCGCAAGCTTGAGACGTAGCATAAAGTTTTTAGCCGAGGGGATATAAGTAAACAAAGGGATCAAGATCACCAATAGCGGGATAACGATTTTCACAAAACGCCCTACCCATACCGCTGTCCAGAAAGGGAGGTGGCGATGCAAGAAGGATGGGCCATCTTTTAAGTAAATCTCAGCATCCACATGCAAGGGAAAGTCCATGCCAGCAGCAGAAGGAAACTCTCCTGGCTTTTGCAGGCGGGAGTATGACTTCAGAATATCGTAAGAAGCGCTTAACAATAAAGAAATCATAGCGGGACTCACATTGTCATGCGTTACTAAAGTGGCAGTAGGTGCAATCACCTGGATATCTTGCCGTGGAAGGTCATACTCAATACTTAATAGACCGCGAGGAACATTCACCTTCGATAAATATGGCATGTTACGGGTATAAGCATCTGCTTGATCAAAACTCATTAAGCGAATACCAGGAATTTTGTAAAACTTTTCTAAGATGGGAGCCTCAGCAGCGGCCACAATAAATACCGCATCTAAGTCACCACTATTAAGTTTGGCAAGCGCTTGATCTGGTTTTAATTTTTCAGCATGAATTTCATTTTCAGCAATGCCACTAATTTTTAACAATGCGGCACTCAATGCCAAGGTTCCGCTACCCTCATTACCAATGGCGACCCGCTTACCTCTAAGCTGACCTAAAACCTGAAGCTTTCCACCCTCATTTTTAAACGCTGGCTCACGATACCAAACCCACACGGGCTCATAAAACATTCCTGCAATAGAAACCAAATTAGGATACTTGCTAACATCCGCAACGCCACCCTGGATCATTGCAAAGTTAACACCAGACTTAGGATCGTTCAGTAGCGCCAAATTATCAATCGTTCCACCAGTAGCTTTGACCTCCAAATTGACGCCATCAGTTGCGACTTCTTTCTTCAAGCGCTCACCAAACTGGTAATAAAGACCGGTTGGGAATCCAGTTGCCATCTCAATTGCCTTAGGTGGAGGAGGCACCAAAATCCACAAAATAGTAAAAATGGAAAGTAACAATAAGCAGAAGCCAAGGGCAATTGCGAAGGGGTTGTAAATGTGTTTTTTTAGAGAATTCATGAGGCCTCTATAGTTAATTGCTTTGGCTACTCAAGCCATGTTATTCATTTACTGCCGAACTTGATCAATCAATAACTTGACCTGACTTGATCCGACTTTAATCGTTTGGGCTACCGAGATCAAATCTCCTACTTCGGCCTTAGCCATTCCGGTTTTAGAAATCCGCACTTCAACAGAAACCTCGGAAAGTTTTGAGATAGGTGCACTAGGATTCATTGCCAATGCATCAGTCAAAGCAAAACTCATCGGAAACTCAGCGACTGGAGTTTTGAGAACAGCTACCGGCATACGCTCGCCCGGTTGACGTGCAATCACCATCACCACGTCACCCGACTTCACTTTAGCCTTCAGCTCAGGTGCAATATCAATCCTGCCGCTGACACCTTTGCCAGCAGCAATACCAGTGTTAGCACTAGTTAACCCACCCTTAGTCCGCGCCTCGGTAATTGAAGCCTCAATAGCACGGGACTCTTCAGAACCTGGGGGTAATTGTTGGGCGAGTCTTTCCCAAGTTTGAACGGCCGCCTTGTAATTGCCATCACCAAAATATGCAGAGCCAGACAGCCAAAGTGCCAATAGATTTTTGGGGTCTAACTTGAGTGCTTGATTGATGAGCTGCAATGGCTTTCCAGAGAAACTACCATTAGCAGTAGCCGCTAATGTGTCAGCGTATTCCGACAATAGTTCTGGATCATCATTAATAAAACTGCCTGCACGACCATAGGCCTTGGCAGCGTCTTCATTTCGACCTAAGATTCGATAGGAGCGACCCAGCATCGCCCAACCCTTGAGGTTACCGGGATCTTTTTCCATCTTCAGGGCAAAATCAGCAACCATTTGCTCAATATTTGCCTGTGTCATTGGCTTTTGATCATTTTCTTGGGCGACACGAAGCACATCACCTAAAGTGAAATATAGGCCGGAAGATAGTAATACGATGAAAATGCAAAGACCGATCACTACTTTTTTAGCAGAACCCATTACGGCTTTGTCATCTTCTTCATTAGTATCCTGAAAAAGACGTTGGCGCATTTCTGCATGGCTCATTTCATACTCTTGCGCATTAATCGTTCCAGCAGCATGTTCGGCTGCTAATTTATCAAGCTCATCACGATAAATGGCAGCATTCATCTGACGACGAGAGGTGCCCTCAGTTTTTCCAGAAAAGATAAATGGTCGCAGCACTAAGACCAAAACAAGTACTAGTAATAAAAAGGCGGGAATGAAAAAACTAGCCATGGATGCCATCCCGATCGTTTTTACCCAGCGTTTTTAATAGTGCATCGATTTTTTGGTTATCTTCTTCGGATAGCGCTTTGCTAGAGGCAATCTGATTGCGACGGCGCAAATACGAAAGTAAGAACGCAATCCCGATCACCAAAATCACAAATGGTCCAATCCATAGCAGCCAGGTAATGGGCTTGACTGGTGGACGATAGAGTACAAAATCGCCGTAGCGTTCTACCATAAACGTTCTAATCTGATCATCGCTCTTACCCTCTTTAATAAGGGTACGAATCTCTCTGCGAAGATCATTGGCTAAGTCAGAACGGGAACCCGCTAAGGATTCATTCTGACAAACCAAGCAACGCATTTCTTCGGAGATGCTAATTAAACGCTGCTCAGTCACTGGGTCGTCAGCAAGTGGTGCCGCATCATTTGCAAAGGCAGCATGCAAACACAATATCGACGTACAGACTAAAAAAATACGTTTCATGATTTTTTTAGCTCAGCTATTAAAGGGAAGATTTTTTGATTCAGAATCTTTTGGGTAATCGGACCAATATGCTTAAAGCGAATAATGCCGGCTTGATCAATCACATAAGTTTCCGGAACGCCATACACACCATAATCAATCCCCACCCTGCCATTAGCATCGAATGCAGACAATACATACGGATTGCCCTGCCTTTCTAACATTGCGAGAGCATCTTCACGCTTATCTTTGTAATCTAAGCCAATTAATGGTGCTTGACCTGACTTGGCTAGCTCAACCAAGACGGGATGTTCTTCGCGACAGGCAACACACCATGAAGCCCATACATTCAAGATCCAAACTTGACCCTTCATAGCCTCTGGGGAGAAAGTTTTATTGGTTTGAGCCAACTGCGCAACTTCAAAAGCGGGTGCAGGTTTATTAATCAGAGGGGAAGGCACTTCGTGTGGATCACGATTGAGTCCTACTGCTAAAAAGATAACGAGGACTACAAACAATAGCAGCGGAATGAGAAATTTAGCCTTCATGATGCAGCTTTCTTTAACTTCATTCGATAGCGTTTGTCAGAGATTGCGAGGATGCCACCTAAAGCCATGAATAAGCAACCACCCCAAATCCAATCAACAAATGGCTTGTAATAAACTCGAACAGCCCAAGCCTTATCGTTTAGCTCTTCGCCGAGGGAAACATAAACATCTCGGGTTAAGCCCACATCAATAGCTGCCTCAGTCATTGGCATTGTAGAAGAAAAATAATTACGCTTTTCTGGGTAAAGGGTGGCTTCAGTCTTACCATTTTTCGTTAACAAAAATGTACCGCGCATCGCTTGGTAATTTGGACCAGGAACCTGAGCAACACCTACCAGCTGAATCTGATAGCCACCGACATTCACGGTATCACCAGCAAGCATGCGTACATCTTTTTCTTCCTGATAGGCACCAACCATTGTCACGCCAATGACAAAGATAGCAATGCCCAAATGCGCAATCTGCATTCCAATAAACGAACGAGTCGGTTTACCCAATTTTGCCTGTCGAGCAATTTGCATGCATCCAGAAGCAATCACCCAAAACGCAAGCAAGAAACCTAGTCCAGCCAACCAAGTAAATTGACCCATGATCAGCGGGATAACAACTCCAGCAATGACGGCAACCAGACCAGCTAGCCATAAGCGCTTAATCACGGAGAGGAGATCGGTATTTTTCCAGTTCGTCCACGGACCAATACCCATAAGAACCAACAAAGGAATCATGATGGGCACAAAGACACTATTAAAGTAAGGAGGGCCTACTGAAATCTTACCTAAATGCAGTGCATCTATTACTAGAGGGTAAAGAGTACCCAGCAATACCGACCCAGCCGAAACCACTAAGAACACATTACCCAACAAAATAAATGTCTCTCTAGAGCTCAAGCTAAATTTTCCGCCCAATGTGTTTTTTGGAGCACGCCAAGC of Polynucleobacter sp. AP-Titi-500A-B4 contains these proteins:
- a CDS encoding cytochrome c-type biogenesis protein — protein: MKRIFLVCTSILCLHAAFANDAAPLADDPVTEQRLISISEEMRCLVCQNESLAGSRSDLANDLRREIRTLIKEGKSDDQIRTFMVERYGDFVLYRPPVKPITWLLWIGPFVILVIGIAFLLSYLRRRNQIASSKALSEEDNQKIDALLKTLGKNDRDGIHG
- the ccmI gene encoding c-type cytochrome biogenesis protein CcmI, whose product is MASFFIPAFLLLVLVLVLVLRPFIFSGKTEGTSRRQMNAAIYRDELDKLAAEHAAGTINAQEYEMSHAEMRQRLFQDTNEEDDKAVMGSAKKVVIGLCIFIVLLSSGLYFTLGDVLRVAQENDQKPMTQANIEQMVADFALKMEKDPGNLKGWAMLGRSYRILGRNEDAAKAYGRAGSFINDDPELLSEYADTLAATANGSFSGKPLQLINQALKLDPKNLLALWLSGSAYFGDGNYKAAVQTWERLAQQLPPGSEESRAIEASITEARTKGGLTSANTGIAAGKGVSGRIDIAPELKAKVKSGDVVMVIARQPGERMPVAVLKTPVAEFPMSFALTDALAMNPSAPISKLSEVSVEVRISKTGMAKAEVGDLISVAQTIKVGSSQVKLLIDQVRQ
- a CDS encoding TAXI family TRAP transporter solute-binding subunit; the protein is MNSLKKHIYNPFAIALGFCLLLLSIFTILWILVPPPPKAIEMATGFPTGLYYQFGERLKKEVATDGVNLEVKATGGTIDNLALLNDPKSGVNFAMIQGGVADVSKYPNLVSIAGMFYEPVWVWYREPAFKNEGGKLQVLGQLRGKRVAIGNEGSGTLALSAALLKISGIAENEIHAEKLKPDQALAKLNSGDLDAVFIVAAAEAPILEKFYKIPGIRLMSFDQADAYTRNMPYLSKVNVPRGLLSIEYDLPRQDIQVIAPTATLVTHDNVSPAMISLLLSASYDILKSYSRLQKPGEFPSAAGMDFPLHVDAEIYLKDGPSFLHRHLPFWTAVWVGRFVKIVIPLLVILIPLFTYIPSAKNFMLRLKLAQVYSELRDLERNAFNPELKEKNLKDLEVIEKRVNNIKVSMMDSKELYDLKGHVGDVRARLKHLYS
- a CDS encoding DsbE family thiol:disulfide interchange protein, yielding MKAKFLIPLLLFVVLVIFLAVGLNRDPHEVPSPLINKPAPAFEVAQLAQTNKTFSPEAMKGQVWILNVWASWCVACREEHPVLVELAKSGQAPLIGLDYKDKREDALAMLERQGNPYVLSAFDANGRVGIDYGVYGVPETYVIDQAGIIRFKHIGPITQKILNQKIFPLIAELKKS